From one Triticum urartu cultivar G1812 chromosome 3, Tu2.1, whole genome shotgun sequence genomic stretch:
- the LOC125544703 gene encoding subtilisin-like protease SBT5.6, with translation MKTAGGAMSRLPFFLFLCLFSFFTASASTKQGQVYIVYLGEDAGAKSKGAILDDHHALLLSVKGSEEEARASLLYSYKHTLNGFAALLSEEEATKLSERTEVVSTFRSDGRWSPHTTRSWEFVGLEEGLSQGWLPSGAHAGENVIVGMLDSGIWPESRSFSDEGLGPVPARWKGVCQEGDSFNSSSCNRKVIGARYYLKAYEAHNGRLNTTYAYRSPRDHDGHGTHTASTVAGRTVPGVAALGGFAAGTASGGAPLARLAIYKVCWPIPGPNPNIENTCFDADMLAAMDDAVGDGVDVMSVSIGSNGKPPRLPDDGVAMGALHAARRGVVVVCSGGNSGPAPATVSNLAPWILTVGASSIDRSFNSPIRLGNGMVIMGQTVTPYQLPANRTYPMVYAAHAVVPGTPANVTNQCLPNSLSPKKVRGKIVVCLRGSGLRVGKGLEVKRAGGAAIVLGNPPMYGSEVPVDAHVLPGTAVSMAGVNTILKYINSSANPTAYLDRSRTVVDVKPSPVMAQFSSRGPNALEPSILKPDVTAPGLNILAAWSEASSPTKLDGDDRVVKYNIISGTSMSCPHVSATAVLLKSAHPDWSTAAFRSAIMTTATAYNAEGGPIMNADGTVAGPMDYGSGHIRPRHALDPGLVYDASFQDYLLYACASEGAQLDHSFPCPASPPRPHELNYPSVAIHGLNGSTTVHRTVTNVGEHGARYSVAVVEPMGFSVKVSPTSLAFARTGEKKSFTIKIAATGKRSRRLKMKYLAGSYTWSDGVHAVRSPVVVLVA, from the exons CGAGGAGGAGGCACGGGCGTCGCTGCTGTACAGCTACAAGCACACTCTAAATGGCTTCGCGGCTCTTCTCTCCGAGGAAGAAGCCACAAAGCTTTCAG AGAGGACCGAGGTAGTGTCTACCTTTCGGAGCGACGGGAGGTGGTCCCCGCACACCACGAGGTCTTGGGAGTTTGTGGGCTTGGAGGAAGGGCTCAGCCAGGGCTGGCTGCCGTCCGGCGCTCACGCCGGCGAGAATGTCATCGTAGGCATGCTGGACTCCG GGATCTGGCCGGAGTCGAGGAGCTTCAGCGACGAGGGGCTAGGGCCAGTGCCCGCGCGGTGGAAGGGGGTGTGTCAAGAAGGAGATTCCTTCAATTCCTCCTCCTGCAATAG GAAGGTAATCGGCGCGCGGTACTACCTCAAGGCGTACGAGGCCCACAACGGCAGGCTGAACACCACCTACGCGTACCGCTCGCCGCGCGACCACGACGGCCACGGCACCCACACCGCGTCCACCGTCGCGGGCCGCACCGTGCCGGGCGTGGCGGCGCTCGGCGGGTTCGCGGCCGGCACGGCCTCGGGCGGGGCGCCGCTCGCCCGCCTCGCCATCTACAAGGTCTGCTGGCCCATCCCGGGGCCCAACCCCAACATCGAGAACACCTGCTTCGACGCCGACATGCTCGCGGCAATGGACGACGCGGTCGGCGATGGCGTCGACGTGATGAGCGTGTCGATCGGGTCCAACGGGAAGCCGCCCCGGCTACCGGACGACGGCGTCGCCATGGGCGCGCTGCACGCCGCCAGGCGCGGCGTGGTCGTCGTGTGCAGCGGTGGGAACTCTGGCCCCGCGCCGGCCACCGTGTCGAACCTTGCGCCGTGGATACTCACGGTCGGCGCCAGCAGCATCGACCGCTCTTTCAACTCCCCGATCAGGCTTGGCAATGGCATGGTGATCATG GGACAAACGGTAACACCATATCAGCTGCCGGCGAACAGGACGTATCCAATGGTTTATGCAGCACACGCCGTGGTTCCTGGCACTCCCGCCAACGTTACCAA CCAatgcctgccgaattcgctctcGCCGAAGAAGGTGCGAGGCAAAATCGTGGTGTGCTTGAGGGGGAGCGGCCTGAGGGTGGGCAAAGGCCTGGAGGTGAAgcgggcgggcggcgcggcgatcGTGCTCGGCAACCCGCCGATGTACGGCAGCGAGGTGCCCGTCGACGCGCACGTGCTCCCCGGAACGGCAGTCTCCATGGCCGGCGTCAACACCATCCTCAAGTACATCAACTCCAGCGCGAACCCAACCGCTTACCTGGATCGCTCTAGGACAGTCGTGGACGTGAAGCCGTCGCCGGTTATGGCACAGTTCTCGTCGCGTGGACCCAACGCCCTCGAGCCCAGCATTCTCAAG CCTGACGTGACGGCGCCGGGCCTGAACATCCTGGCGGCATGGAGCGAGGCGTCGTCGCCCACAAAGCTCGACGGCGACGATCGCGTGGTGAAGTACAACATCATCTCCGGGACATCAATGTCGTGCCCGCACGTCTCcgccaccgccgtcctcctcaaGTCTGCCCACCCCGACTGGAGCACCGCCGCATTCCGGTCAGCCATCATGACCACCG CAACAGCCTACAACGCGGAAGGCGGCCCAATAATGAACGCGGACGGAACGGTGGCGGGGCCCATGGACTACGGCTCGGGCCACATCAGGCCCAGGCACGCGCTGGACCCGGGCCTCGTGTACGACGCGTCCTTCCAGGACTACCTCCTCTACGCCTGCGCGAGCGAAGGCGCGCAGCTGGACCACTCGTTCCCGTGCCCGGCGAGCCCGCCGCGTCCGCACGAGCTCAACTACCCTTCCGTCGCCATCCACGGCCTCAACGGGTCCACCACCGTGCACCGGACGGTGACCAACGTCGGCGAGCACGGGGCGCGTTACAGCGTCGCCGTTGTCGAGCCCATGGGCTTCTCCGTGAAGGTCTCGCCGACGAGCCTCGCCTTCGCACGCACCGGGGAGAAGAAGAGCTTCACGATAAAGATCGCGGCCACGGGGAAAAGAAGTCGGCGTCTGAAGATGAAATATCTTGCAGGCTCGTACACGTGGAGCGACGGAGTCCACGCTGTGAGGAGCCCCGTCGTTGTTCTCGTCGCGTGA